Proteins from one Listeria weihenstephanensis genomic window:
- the thrS gene encoding threonine--tRNA ligase, whose amino-acid sequence MKITFPDGAVKEFEAGVSTADIAASISPGLKKKALAGKVNGTLVDLVTPIHEDSKVEIVTPDHEDALQILRHSSAHLLAQALKRLYPDVAFGVGPAIDTGFYYDIDTEAVISEETFPVIEKEMQKIVRENLPITREEVSREEAIKRFKAIGDHYKLELIEAIPADETVTIYTQGEFFDLCRGIHVPSTGKIQVFQLLSVAGAYWRGDSNNKMLQRIYGTAFFDKNGLKEFLRMQQEAKERDHRKLGKELELFANSQEVGQGLPLWLPKGATIRRVIERYIVDKEERLGYNHVYTPIMANVELYKTSGHWDHYHEDMFPTMKMDNEELVLRPMNCPHHMMIYKNDIHSYRELPIRIAELGMMHRYEMSGALSGLQRVRGMTLNDAHVFVRPDQIQDEFKRVVELVLAVYKDFDITDYSFRLSYRDPENTEKYFDDDAMWEKAQGMLKDAMDDMGLDYYEADGEAAFYGPKLDVMVKTAIGKDETLSTVQLDFLLPERFDLTYIGEDGEKHRPVVIHRGVVSTMERFVAYLIEEYKGAFPTWLAPIQMEVIPVSIDAHMDHSKALKDKLMYAGFRVEIDERNEKLGYKIREAQTKKIPYALVIGDQEVENNTVNVRKYGEKDSETLPLDEFIARVQAEVSQF is encoded by the coding sequence ATGAAAATTACATTTCCAGATGGTGCAGTAAAAGAATTTGAGGCTGGCGTTTCCACAGCGGATATCGCGGCATCAATCAGCCCAGGCCTTAAGAAGAAGGCATTAGCAGGTAAAGTGAACGGAACATTGGTTGACCTTGTGACACCGATTCACGAGGATTCAAAAGTTGAAATCGTGACTCCAGATCATGAAGACGCGCTACAAATTCTACGACATAGCTCGGCACATTTACTAGCTCAAGCTCTAAAACGCTTATATCCAGATGTGGCTTTTGGTGTTGGTCCAGCAATCGATACAGGATTCTACTATGATATCGATACAGAGGCTGTAATCAGCGAAGAAACTTTCCCAGTGATCGAAAAAGAAATGCAAAAAATTGTTCGTGAAAACCTACCGATTACTCGCGAAGAAGTGTCACGTGAAGAAGCAATTAAGCGTTTCAAAGCTATCGGTGATCATTATAAACTGGAGCTAATCGAAGCAATTCCAGCAGACGAAACAGTGACTATCTATACACAAGGCGAATTTTTCGATCTATGTCGTGGTATTCACGTTCCTTCCACTGGCAAAATCCAAGTATTCCAATTACTAAGCGTTGCTGGTGCTTACTGGCGTGGAGATAGCAACAACAAAATGCTACAACGTATTTACGGCACAGCCTTTTTTGATAAAAACGGTTTGAAAGAATTTTTACGTATGCAACAAGAAGCGAAAGAGCGCGATCATCGTAAGCTAGGTAAAGAGCTAGAACTATTCGCTAACAGTCAAGAAGTTGGACAAGGCTTACCGCTATGGCTTCCAAAAGGTGCGACAATTCGCCGCGTTATTGAGCGTTACATCGTTGATAAAGAGGAACGCCTAGGCTACAACCACGTTTACACTCCAATCATGGCTAACGTGGAGCTTTACAAAACAAGTGGTCACTGGGATCACTATCACGAAGATATGTTCCCAACAATGAAAATGGACAATGAAGAACTTGTGCTACGTCCGATGAACTGCCCACATCACATGATGATCTATAAAAATGATATTCACAGTTACCGTGAGTTGCCTATTCGTATTGCAGAACTTGGTATGATGCACCGTTACGAAATGAGTGGGGCGCTTTCAGGATTGCAACGAGTTCGCGGCATGACGCTTAATGACGCGCATGTGTTTGTTCGTCCGGACCAAATTCAAGACGAATTTAAACGCGTAGTAGAGCTTGTTTTGGCTGTATATAAGGATTTTGATATCACTGACTATAGTTTCCGTCTTAGCTATCGTGACCCAGAAAACACTGAAAAATATTTCGATGACGACGCTATGTGGGAAAAAGCGCAAGGCATGTTAAAAGATGCGATGGATGATATGGGCTTAGATTACTACGAAGCAGATGGCGAAGCAGCGTTCTACGGACCAAAACTCGATGTTATGGTTAAAACTGCGATCGGCAAAGACGAAACATTGTCTACTGTGCAGCTAGATTTCCTACTTCCAGAACGTTTTGACCTAACTTATATCGGCGAGGATGGAGAAAAACATCGTCCAGTCGTTATTCACCGCGGTGTCGTGTCTACTATGGAACGCTTTGTTGCCTATTTGATTGAAGAATATAAAGGCGCATTCCCAACATGGTTAGCACCGATTCAAATGGAGGTTATCCCTGTTAGCATTGATGCCCATATGGATCATAGTAAAGCATTAAAAGACAAGCTAATGTATGCAGGCTTCCGTGTTGAAATCGACGAACGCAATGAAAAATTAGGATATAAAATCCGCGAAGCACAAACTAAGAAAATTCCTTACGCACTTGTTATCGGCGATCAAGAGGTCGAAAATAACACAGTCAATGTACGGAAATATGGCGAAAAAGATTCAGAAACATTGCCATTAGATGAATTTATTGCACGCGTTCAAGCAGAAGTATCCCAATTCTAG
- the dnaI gene encoding primosomal protein DnaI yields the protein MDKIERTLGQLFQGRDFEKQYETLKQQVLAYSPVQDFLKANNEDINEQIINQNLSKLYEFMTEHQKYQDKKDTLMPGYAPRLSLNGDYITVTYYPTEEKIQADRQRAIEKRIRSLYMPKQIMEATMDDFTIDNESRSAAFLAAGEFLSTYQKGSTGMQKGLYIHGSFGTGKSYLLGAMAKDLALKGISTTLVYLPEFMREIKQSIADNSVGEKIQFAKETEILMLDDIGAESMTTWTRDEVLGAILQFRMQEELPTFFSSNYSMEHLENHLMFSNNGNEERMKARRIMERVRYLAKEVELDGRNRRY from the coding sequence ATGGATAAAATTGAACGCACACTTGGCCAACTATTCCAAGGTCGTGATTTTGAGAAGCAATATGAAACGTTAAAACAACAAGTTCTCGCCTATAGTCCAGTTCAGGACTTCTTAAAAGCAAATAACGAGGACATCAATGAGCAGATTATTAATCAAAACTTATCGAAACTGTACGAATTCATGACGGAGCATCAAAAATACCAAGATAAGAAAGACACATTAATGCCTGGTTATGCGCCTCGTCTAAGTCTGAATGGTGATTACATTACGGTAACTTATTATCCAACAGAAGAAAAAATACAAGCGGACCGACAGCGCGCTATCGAAAAACGAATTCGTTCTTTGTATATGCCGAAACAAATCATGGAAGCAACAATGGATGATTTCACAATAGACAACGAATCGCGCAGTGCGGCATTTTTAGCAGCAGGAGAATTCCTGAGCACGTACCAAAAAGGTTCAACCGGTATGCAAAAAGGCTTATATATTCATGGAAGTTTTGGAACGGGAAAATCTTATTTGCTTGGTGCCATGGCGAAGGATTTAGCCCTAAAAGGAATCTCCACAACACTTGTTTATTTACCTGAATTCATGCGTGAAATCAAACAATCTATCGCGGATAATAGCGTTGGTGAAAAGATTCAATTCGCGAAAGAAACAGAAATTCTGATGTTGGACGATATAGGCGCAGAATCCATGACAACATGGACTCGTGATGAAGTACTTGGTGCTATTTTACAATTCAGAATGCAGGAAGAATTACCGACTTTTTTTTCTTCCAACTACAGTATGGAGCATTTAGAGAATCATTTAATGTTCTCAAATAACGGAAATGAAGAACGGATGAAAGCACGTAGAATCATGGAGCGAGTGCGCTATCTAGCCAAAGAGGTAGAGCTTGACGGACGTAATCGCAGGTATTAG